One Orrella dioscoreae genomic window carries:
- a CDS encoding GlxA family transcriptional regulator, translating to MPPLVLLLVFPGFQAIDLAGPLQAFATAAEEGGPLYRIRVASLPGGAIRGTGPLDILSEPLAALDGEIDTLIVPGGPGVEAAAADPAHVAAVAALAATSRRVCSVCTGAFLLAAAGLLDGRQACTHWRAAATLAARHPRVRVNPEPIYLRDDNVYTSAGVSAGIDLALALIDEDAGAACAGEVARRLVVHVRRPGGQSQYSDVLRMQNAGVATFATLLADIAARPGLAWRTQDMAQASGQSLRSFYRKFVDATGERPAAAVERIRVECAGALLGSTSLGLKDVARRSGFASEQGMRRAFVRVSGRLPSAVRRPGDS from the coding sequence GTGCCACCCTTGGTCCTGCTGCTGGTCTTTCCCGGTTTCCAGGCCATCGACCTGGCCGGCCCCTTGCAGGCTTTCGCGACGGCCGCGGAAGAGGGCGGGCCGCTGTACCGGATCCGCGTCGCCAGCCTGCCGGGCGGGGCGATACGCGGTACCGGCCCGCTGGATATCCTCAGCGAGCCGCTGGCGGCGCTGGACGGCGAGATCGATACGCTGATCGTCCCCGGGGGCCCGGGCGTCGAGGCCGCGGCCGCGGACCCGGCGCACGTGGCGGCCGTGGCGGCCCTGGCCGCCACGTCACGGCGTGTCTGCTCGGTCTGCACGGGCGCCTTCCTGTTGGCCGCCGCCGGCCTGCTGGATGGCCGCCAGGCGTGCACCCATTGGCGCGCCGCCGCGACGCTGGCCGCGCGCCACCCCCGGGTGCGCGTGAACCCGGAGCCCATCTACCTGCGTGACGACAATGTCTATACCTCGGCCGGCGTCAGCGCAGGCATAGACCTGGCCTTGGCGTTGATCGACGAGGATGCCGGGGCTGCCTGCGCCGGCGAGGTGGCGCGGCGGCTGGTGGTGCACGTGCGCCGCCCCGGCGGCCAGTCCCAGTACAGCGATGTGCTGCGCATGCAGAATGCCGGCGTGGCCACCTTCGCGACCTTGCTGGCGGACATCGCGGCGCGGCCGGGATTGGCCTGGCGCACGCAGGACATGGCCCAGGCCAGCGGTCAGTCGCTGCGTTCCTTCTATCGCAAGTTCGTGGATGCCACGGGAGAGCGGCCCGCGGCCGCCGTGGAACGCATCCGGGTCGAGTGCGCGGGGGCGCTGCTCGGATCCACGTCCCTGGGATTGAAGGACGTGGCGCGCCGCAGCGGGTTCGCGTCGGAGCAGGGGATGCGGCGGGCGTTCGTGCGCGTCAGCGGCCGCCTGCCGTCCGCTGTGCGGCGGCCGGGCGATTCCTGA
- a CDS encoding diacylglycerol kinase: MTSPPGHPSPFKSTGGLRRIGNALRYSLQGLQAALKYEAAFRQELALAMLMIPAAFFLGRNATEVLLLILCVIVVLVVELLNSAIEALADALSVERHPLLGRAKDLGSAAVMLSLLFTIATWLIVAVSRYLE; this comes from the coding sequence ATGACCAGCCCTCCCGGCCATCCGTCACCCTTCAAGAGCACCGGCGGCCTGCGCCGCATCGGCAACGCCCTGCGCTATTCGCTGCAAGGCCTGCAGGCCGCGTTGAAATACGAAGCCGCCTTTCGCCAGGAATTGGCGCTGGCGATGCTGATGATTCCGGCCGCCTTCTTCCTGGGCCGCAACGCCACCGAGGTGCTGCTGCTGATCCTGTGCGTGATCGTGGTGCTGGTGGTGGAATTGCTGAACTCCGCCATCGAGGCGCTGGCCGATGCGCTGTCGGTCGAACGCCACCCGCTGCTGGGCCGCGCCAAGGACCTGGGCAGCGCGGCCGTGATGCTGTCGCTGCTCTTCACCATCGCCACCTGGCTGATCGTGGCCGTCAGCCGTTATCTCGAATAA
- a CDS encoding M28 family peptidase encodes MQTWLETAAADAALMNDFETLCGFGGRMSGSGQDAAAMDWALSRLRPIAPRLRQLQVPYDGWRCLRAELTLDGKHLPVRALLRSANTPASGLEADVVDVGRGRPEDFARLGVAVRGKIVLVRHEFPFTGDHVHRRRKYDMAVQAGAAGFLIANNVPLQGVLSGSSGRARGAAGIPAAYTDFESARQLAAACAQGATRVRLLLQGEELPDAQAAVGVAEFPGGRDGIIVISAHMDGHDLGVSALDNATGVATALAAARALAQRVGPGTPSLRLCFFCAEEWALTGSARYLADMDPVERARIKFDVNLDTVAGDMSLTALISEFPALAPVVDRAAASVGVSVGTWLPLMPNSDHANFARQGIPALRLVAGFGKPDSRVNRILSAGDVPGIIEEGELRQAVAVTCALVDQALGMSDAELAALAQR; translated from the coding sequence TTGCAGACCTGGTTAGAAACGGCCGCCGCCGATGCGGCCTTGATGAACGACTTCGAGACCCTGTGTGGATTTGGTGGCCGCATGTCCGGCAGCGGCCAGGACGCCGCTGCCATGGACTGGGCCCTGTCGCGCCTGCGGCCGATCGCGCCACGGTTGCGGCAGTTGCAGGTGCCTTACGACGGCTGGCGTTGCCTGCGGGCCGAGCTGACGCTGGATGGCAAGCACTTGCCGGTGCGAGCGCTCTTGCGCTCGGCAAACACGCCAGCGTCCGGGCTCGAGGCCGATGTCGTGGACGTGGGGCGAGGCAGGCCCGAGGACTTCGCCCGCCTGGGCGTTGCGGTGCGCGGCAAGATCGTGCTGGTACGCCATGAGTTTCCCTTCACCGGCGATCACGTGCATCGCCGCCGGAAATATGACATGGCGGTGCAGGCCGGCGCAGCGGGCTTTCTCATCGCCAACAACGTGCCATTGCAGGGCGTGCTGTCGGGGTCGTCCGGCCGCGCTCGCGGGGCCGCAGGCATCCCGGCCGCCTACACGGACTTTGAAAGCGCCCGGCAATTGGCCGCTGCCTGCGCCCAGGGCGCGACGCGTGTGCGCCTGCTTCTGCAGGGAGAAGAGTTGCCGGATGCCCAGGCAGCGGTGGGGGTCGCCGAGTTCCCGGGAGGGCGTGATGGCATCATTGTGATCAGCGCGCACATGGACGGGCACGATCTTGGTGTCAGCGCGCTCGACAATGCCACGGGTGTCGCGACGGCACTCGCGGCGGCGCGCGCGCTCGCCCAGCGCGTGGGGCCCGGCACGCCCAGCTTGCGCCTCTGCTTTTTCTGCGCCGAGGAGTGGGCGCTGACGGGGTCGGCGCGCTATCTCGCCGACATGGATCCCGTGGAGCGGGCGCGCATCAAGTTCGATGTCAATCTGGATACCGTGGCGGGCGACATGTCGCTGACCGCGCTGATCAGCGAGTTTCCCGCCTTGGCGCCGGTGGTCGACAGGGCTGCGGCCAGCGTCGGCGTTTCGGTGGGCACCTGGTTGCCCTTGATGCCGAATTCAGACCACGCCAATTTTGCGCGCCAGGGGATTCCGGCCCTGCGGCTGGTGGCCGGTTTTGGCAAACCCGATTCACGGGTGAACCGCATCCTGTCCGCGGGCGATGTGCCGGGCATCATCGAGGAGGGCGAGCTGCGGCAAGCCGTGGCGGTGACGTGTGCCCTCGTCGACCAGGCCCTGGGCATGAGCGACGCTGAACTGGCGGCGCTGGCGCAACGCTGA
- a CDS encoding DJ-1/PfpI family protein — protein sequence MRVNFALFEEVTQLDLTGPFEVLARAPGFQCELVAKTLAPVRSDRGLGLLPTRTLADAGPCDVLVVPGGPGADAALGDPEWVAFVRDQAAQARWVFGICTGSLLLGAAGVLQGRRASSHWMARDLLAAFGATPMPDRMTQDGKLFTSGGVTAGIDMALLLVARVLDKAAAEQIQLQIEYDPDPPFPGGTPATSREEIVQRCVAAGSARRALREAAVQAAAARLGT from the coding sequence ATGCGCGTGAATTTTGCTTTGTTCGAAGAAGTCACGCAACTGGACCTGACCGGTCCGTTCGAGGTGCTGGCGCGCGCGCCAGGCTTCCAGTGCGAGCTGGTGGCCAAGACCCTTGCGCCCGTGCGCTCGGACCGTGGCCTGGGGCTGCTGCCCACGCGCACCCTGGCCGACGCCGGCCCCTGCGACGTGCTGGTGGTGCCCGGCGGCCCGGGCGCGGATGCCGCGCTGGGCGACCCTGAGTGGGTGGCCTTCGTGCGCGACCAGGCGGCCCAGGCGCGCTGGGTGTTCGGCATCTGCACGGGTTCGCTGCTGCTTGGCGCGGCAGGCGTGCTGCAAGGCAGGCGCGCGTCCAGCCACTGGATGGCCCGGGATCTGCTGGCCGCCTTCGGCGCCACGCCGATGCCGGACCGCATGACCCAGGACGGCAAGCTGTTCACCTCGGGCGGCGTGACGGCAGGCATCGACATGGCCCTGCTGCTGGTCGCCAGGGTGCTGGACAAGGCCGCTGCCGAGCAGATCCAGCTGCAGATCGAATACGACCCCGATCCGCCCTTTCCGGGCGGCACGCCCGCCACCTCGCGCGAGGAGATCGTGCAGCGCTGCGTGGCGGCGGGCAGCGCGCGGCGGGCGCTGCGGGAGGCGGCGGTGCAGGCCGCCGCCGCGCGGCTGGGAACATGA
- a CDS encoding NAD(P)/FAD-dependent oxidoreductase, producing MRTSTSPAPHRVVIVGGGAGGLELAAQLGRRFGPQAITLVDARPMHIWKPSLHEAAAGTLDIQQEGLTYLVLAQLNRFSFVLGGLTSVDREARKITVSAVVSPDGEEVVPERVIAYDTLVMAVGSTSNFFGTQGAEAHAVTLDTVEQAERFRLLMLKAMYQLNERRDRDEQAKLNLVIVGAGATGVELAVELYEAGHVVSAYGLRNFKPSRDMVITIIEGGPRILGALPEKISEAAYNRLSQVGVRVETNCRVAEVRPGSVLTGDGREFPADLCMWAAGIKGQPVLDALDLPQNRIGQLEVDARLHTSDPHILALGDCASAPWRDGRSVPARAQAAHQQADYLGKLLGARIRGQAEPQTGYVYEDHGSLVSLGQDAGVGSLMGKLTGRGLFVSGTLARLMYMSLHLMHHKAILGIGRTATLALARLLMKRTQSRVKLH from the coding sequence ATGCGCACATCGACTTCCCCTGCCCCTCACCGTGTCGTCATCGTCGGCGGCGGCGCGGGCGGCCTGGAACTGGCGGCCCAGCTTGGCCGCCGCTTCGGCCCCCAAGCCATCACGCTCGTCGACGCGCGTCCCATGCACATCTGGAAGCCCTCGCTGCATGAAGCCGCGGCGGGCACGCTGGACATCCAGCAGGAAGGCCTGACCTATCTGGTGCTGGCGCAACTGAACCGCTTTTCCTTCGTGCTGGGCGGCCTGACCTCGGTGGACCGCGAGGCGCGCAAGATCACGGTGTCCGCCGTGGTGTCGCCCGACGGCGAGGAAGTCGTGCCCGAGCGCGTGATTGCCTATGACACGCTGGTCATGGCCGTGGGCAGCACCTCGAACTTCTTCGGCACCCAGGGCGCGGAAGCCCACGCGGTGACGCTGGACACGGTGGAGCAGGCCGAGCGCTTCCGCCTGCTGATGCTCAAGGCCATGTACCAGTTGAACGAGCGCCGCGACCGCGACGAGCAGGCCAAGCTGAACCTGGTGATCGTGGGCGCGGGCGCGACCGGCGTGGAACTGGCCGTGGAGTTGTACGAGGCCGGCCATGTGGTCAGCGCCTACGGCCTGCGCAACTTCAAGCCCTCGCGCGACATGGTGATCACGATCATCGAAGGCGGCCCGCGCATCCTGGGCGCGCTGCCCGAGAAGATTTCCGAAGCCGCCTACAACCGCCTGTCGCAGGTGGGCGTGCGCGTCGAGACGAACTGCCGCGTGGCCGAGGTGCGCCCCGGCAGCGTGCTGACCGGCGACGGCCGCGAGTTCCCGGCTGACCTGTGCATGTGGGCCGCGGGCATCAAGGGCCAGCCGGTCCTGGACGCGCTGGACCTGCCGCAGAACCGCATCGGCCAACTGGAAGTGGATGCGCGCCTGCACACCAGCGACCCGCACATCCTGGCCCTGGGCGATTGCGCCTCGGCCCCGTGGCGCGATGGCCGCAGCGTGCCCGCGCGCGCGCAGGCCGCGCACCAGCAGGCCGACTACCTGGGCAAGCTGCTGGGCGCGCGCATACGCGGCCAGGCCGAGCCGCAGACGGGCTATGTCTATGAAGACCACGGCTCGCTGGTGTCGCTGGGCCAGGACGCCGGCGTGGGCAGCCTGATGGGCAAGCTCACGGGCAGGGGCCTGTTCGTAAGCGGTACACTGGCACGCCTGATGTACATGAGCCTGCACCTGATGCACCACAAGGCCATCCTTGGCATCGGCCGCACCGCCACGCTGGCGCTGGCGCGCCTGCTCATGAAGCGCACGCAGTCGCGCGTGAAGCTGCACTGA
- the pyrF gene encoding orotidine-5'-phosphate decarboxylase, translating to MTFTRKLDQAWADSNSLLMVGLDPDPQRFPAELTDRPDAILQFCSAIVDATAPYVCGFKPQIAYFASRRAEDQLEALCAYIREHHPTLPIVLDAKRGDIGSTAENYAREAFERFDADAVTVSPYMGFDSIEPYLAWRDRGVIILCRTSNPGGSDLQFLTTDNGDPLYLRVAELVGTKWNTNGQCGLVVGATFPKELAAVRQRVGDSVPLLVPGIGAQGGDIPATVQAGGNAAGTGMMINSSRAILYASGGDDWREAAGRAAKATRDAINAVR from the coding sequence GTGACCTTTACCCGCAAACTGGACCAGGCCTGGGCCGACTCGAACTCGCTGCTGATGGTGGGACTGGACCCCGATCCGCAACGCTTCCCGGCGGAACTCACGGACCGTCCGGATGCGATCCTGCAATTCTGCAGTGCCATCGTCGACGCGACCGCCCCCTATGTCTGTGGCTTCAAGCCGCAGATCGCGTATTTCGCCTCGCGCCGCGCGGAAGACCAGCTGGAAGCGCTGTGCGCCTACATCCGCGAGCACCACCCGACGCTGCCCATCGTGCTGGACGCCAAGCGCGGCGACATCGGCTCCACCGCCGAGAACTACGCCCGCGAAGCCTTCGAGCGCTTCGATGCGGACGCCGTCACCGTCAGCCCCTACATGGGTTTCGACTCCATCGAGCCCTACCTGGCCTGGCGCGACCGCGGCGTGATCATCCTGTGCCGCACGTCCAACCCCGGCGGCTCGGACCTGCAATTCCTGACGACAGACAACGGCGACCCGCTGTACCTGCGCGTGGCGGAACTGGTGGGCACGAAGTGGAACACCAACGGCCAGTGCGGCCTGGTGGTGGGCGCGACCTTCCCCAAGGAACTGGCTGCCGTGCGCCAGCGCGTGGGCGACAGCGTGCCCCTGCTGGTGCCCGGCATCGGCGCGCAGGGCGGCGACATCCCCGCCACGGTGCAGGCGGGCGGCAATGCCGCCGGCACGGGCATGATGATCAACTCGTCCCGTGCCATTCTTTATGCAAGCGGCGGCGATGACTGGCGCGAGGCCGCGGGCCGCGCGGCCAAGGCCACGCGCGACGCGATCAACGCGGTGCGCTAG